From the genome of Uranotaenia lowii strain MFRU-FL chromosome 1, ASM2978415v1, whole genome shotgun sequence, one region includes:
- the LOC129758786 gene encoding uncharacterized protein LOC129758786, which yields MKFFLAMFAVVAGLAMVQGAVTGGDCTVSEDACTSVFSGFPHIQHDMNRFTKQMLVKSFDFLLLSSTFDVYSTDRPGFEKLYRKISDKAWEDTMDLIKYQSKRGASVTLDGDANDSTHQVDTLLQSNETSSLKLTLDYEKLLANATHHMHKKISHADSSKHYDPDVAHYLDENFIEYQSGIWSGSGLRLVHRNQIKPPKGDSIIRPNIILTEGGARSVSDDEDVDGFKGFPDECQKDNGPISVGRKRKHPSSSLPENAEPPELRRSKRRRKPTKIEDV from the exons ATGAAATTCTTCCTGGCAATGTTTGCGGTTGTGGCCGGATTGGCCATGGTCCAGGGAGCCGTCACTGGCGGAGACTGCACCGTATCGGAAG ATGCTTGCACTTCGGTATTCTCTGGATTTCCGCATATCCAGCATGACATGAACAGGTTCACCAAGCAAATGCTGGTCAAATcttttgactttttgctcctTTCATCGACCTTTGATGTGTACAGCACCGATCGGCCGGGATTCGAGAAACTGTATCGTAAAATATCGGACAAGGCCTGGGAGGATACGATGGATCTGATCAAATATCAAAGCAAACGAGGTGCCAGCGTAACCTTGGATGGAGACGCCAACGATTCGACTCATCAGGTCGACACCTTGTTGCAGAGCAACGAAACATCATCTCTGAAATTGACGCTGGATTACGAGAAGCTGTTGGCCAACGCAACGCACCATATGCACAAAAAGATCTCGCATGCCGACAGCAGCAAGCATTACGATCCGGATGTAGCTCACTATTTGGATGAAAACTTCATCGAGTACCAGAGCGGA ATCTGGTCTGGAAGCGGGCTCCGGCTTGTTCACCGGAATCAAATTAAGCCACCCAAAGGGGATAGCATAATTCGACCAAACATCATCTTGACTGAAGGAGGAGCTAGGTCGGTGTCTGACGATGAAGACGTCGATGGATTCAAAGGATTTCCTGACGAATGTCAGAAGGACAATGGTCCAATTTCTGTTGGTCGAAAGAGGAAACATCCTAGCAGTTCGTTACCGGAAAACGCCGAGCCACCGGAACTCCGGAGATCTAAACGAAGGCGTAAACCCACCAAAATTGAAGACGTTTGA
- the LOC129755581 gene encoding nucleoside hydrolase-like, protein MAAAPRKVIVDCDVGTDDAWALLLLLKCDKVFNVKLEAITCTHGNTSVHHAARNTLRLLDGVGRLDVPVYKGAEEPLLTPVPEKDKHFHGVDGFGDLDFDTPDEALLQSEHAVNELYRRLNEQPGEISLIFIGPLTNLALCLKMYPDVRTKIKDLFVMGGNRHGVGNVTRAAEFNFWSDPEAAHIVFNNVQCPITVVPWETCVSEHKFLAMDWRMSIVGRSTNKVVQMLNQVETKCYTNFEWWMPCDAFLVAVFIKPDIVRHAENFHVDIELTGKLTRGQMVPDHLKSNKENTRVVDRIDNEQFKLLMLYAADHNDVEAQLSSL, encoded by the coding sequence ATGGCAGCAGCCCCGCGCAAAGTGATTGTCGACTGCGATGTCGGAACGGATGATGCCTGGgctctgctgctgttgttgaagtGTGATAAGGTGTTCAATGTAAAGCTGGAAGCTATAACGTGTACCCATGGGAATACAAGTGTCCACCATGCGGCTAGGAATACTTTGCGATTGCTGGATGGCGTAGGACGGCTAGATGTGCCGGTCTACAAGGGAGCAGAAGAACCTCTGTTGACACCGGTTCCGGAGAAGGATAAGCACTTTCACGGTGTGGACGGGTTTGGAGACTTGGATTTTGATACGCCAGACGAAGCGCTGCTACAATCGGAACATGCAGTTAACGAGCTGTATCGGAGGTTGAATGAGCAGCCAGGCGAGATTTCGTTGATTTTTATTGGACCGCTCACGAATTTGGCACTTTGCTTGAAAATGTATCCCGATGTGCGGACAAAAATCAAAGATCTGTTCGTGATGGGCGGCAATCGTCATGGGGTAGGAAACGTTACCAGAGCGGCGGAGTTTAACTTTTGGAGCGATCCCGAGGCGGCACACATTGTTTTTAACAATGTCCAGTGTCCCATAACAGTGGTTCCGTGGGAGACCTGTGTTTCGGAGCACAAGTTTCTGGCCATGGATTGGCGAATGAGCATCGTGGGTCGGAGCACCAATAAGGTGGTACAAATGCTGAACCAGGTAGAGACCAAGTGCTACACCAATTTCGAATGGTGGATGCCGTGCGATGCATTTTTGGTAGCCGTTTTCATCAAACCGGATATTGTGCGCCATGCCGAGAATTTTCACGTGGATATTGAACTGACGGGAAAGCTAACCCGTGGCCAGATGGTACCTGATCATTTGAAGTCCAACAAGGAGAATACTCGCGTAGTGGATAGGATTGATAACGAACAGTTCAAGCTGCTCATGTTGTACGCAGCCGATCATAATGACGTTGAAGCTCAGCTTTCTAGTTTGTAG
- the LOC129755588 gene encoding LOW QUALITY PROTEIN: nucleoside hydrolase-like (The sequence of the model RefSeq protein was modified relative to this genomic sequence to represent the inferred CDS: inserted 1 base in 1 codon): MASLRKVIIDVDVGTDDAWALLLMLKCEKRFNIKVEAITCSYGNTDLDNVLINVHRVLVAMNGTDVPVFKGAKEPLITPTPKRPRYFHGVNGFGDLELQPLGDPNAIQTGHAATEIFKLLSNHPKEISLIVLGPLTNAALCLKMYPEVADYFGNLFIMGGNKHGVGNISNSAEFNFWSDPEAAHIVLNNAKSPITILPWETCITEHEHLPLQWRMDVVGSSTQSVVQILNQVERKCYXSSTLWTPCDAFLAAAFIEPEVVSRSSEFHASVELAGSLTRGQMVLDHSKSLKPNVRIVDGLDIERFKSMVLYAVGLEN; encoded by the exons ATGGCTTCCTTGCGTAAGGTTATTATCGACGTCGATGTGGGAACGGACGATGCTTGGGCCCTTTTGTTGATGTTGAAATGTGAGAAAAGATTCAACATCAAGGTGGAAGCTATCACGTGCAGCTACGGCAACACTGATTTGGACAATGTCTTGATCAATGTGCATCGTGTTCTGGTTGCCATGAATGGAACGGATGTTCCCGTTTTCAAGGGTGCCAAAGAACCACTAATTACACCGACTCCCAAACGACCTAGATACTTTCACGGCGTAAACGGATTTGGAGATTTGGAGTTGCAACCATTGGGCGACCCGAACGCCATCCAAACAGGTCATGCAGcaacagaaattttcaaattattgtccAATCACCCCAAGGAGATTTCTCTGATAGTTTTAGGACCGCTCACCAATGCGGCCCTCTGTCTAAAAATGTATCCCGAGGTGGCGGACTACTTTGGAAACCTCTTTATCATGGGAGGAAATAAACATGGGGTGGGCAACATTTCAAACTCAGCAGAGTTCAATTTTTGGAGCGACCCCGAAGCGGCACACATTGTTCTGAACAACGCCAAGTCTCCGATTACAATCCTTCCGTGGGAAACGTGCATTACCGAGCACGAACATCTACCACTGCAATGGAGAATGGATGTCGTTGGCAGTTCAACGCAATCGGTGGTGCAAATTTTGAACCAGGTGGAGCGTAAGTGTT GGTCATCGACGCTTTGGACACCGTGTGATGCGTTTTTGGCAGCGGCTTTCATCGAACCGGAAGTCGTTTCCAGGTCGAGCGAATTTCACGCAAGTGTGGAGCTGGCTGGCAGTCTTACTCGAGGTCAAATGGTTCTTGATCATTCGAAATCGTTGAAACCGAACGTGCGTATCGTGGATGGTTTAGATATTGAGCGCTTCAAATCAATGGTGCTGTATGCTGTTGGACTTGAAAATTAA
- the LOC129755608 gene encoding UPF0184 protein AAEL002161 yields MTPNPKEPKIKPTPTDDNSASGSQDEQDASGEENEDDYDIPLDDFDSVNSYLDSLNLALDTIEQRNDDLKAQLLNLLQSNREIRQAMQEENAKRPPGPSDGDAQPPQEAMEQN; encoded by the exons ATGACTCCAAACCCAAAGGAACCGAAAATCAAGCCAACACCGACGGATGACAATTCCGCCAGTGGCAGCCAGGACGAGCAGGATGCTTCCGGAGAGGAAAACGAGGATGACTACGATATTCCACTGGATG ACTTCGATTCGGTCAACAGCTATCTGGACTCGTTGAACCTGGCCCTGGACACCATCGAGCAGCGGAACGATGATTTGAAGGCTCAGCTGTTGAATCTGCTGCAATCGAACCGGGAAATCCGGCAGGCCATGCAGGAGGAGAACGCCAAAAGACCGCCGGGCCCATCGGATGGTGATGCTCAACCACCTCAGGAAGCAATGGAACAGAACTGA